The following are encoded together in the Sphingomonas insulae genome:
- a CDS encoding M28 family metallopeptidase gives MRRLILAALLATPAMAAAQTTPAISVDTMKAVTKTLSSDAFEGRAPGSAGEEKTLAYLQQQFAKAGLKPGNKGRWLQDVPLVEITAQNVTPLTITGGKTPLSLAYGPDMVVGTYRVTRHIDVKDSDIVFAGYGIVAPEKGWNDYAGLDVKGKTVVVLINDPDWQTQGLTGDFGGRAMTYYGRWTYKYEEAARQGAAAVLIVHQTEPAAYGWNVVQSSNTGAEHVADAANGHMDDTAAHGWIQLDKARALFASAGKDFNQLAAAAKVKGFKPVPLGLKASVSFDNQIRKQISHNVVGILPGREAPDEYVLLSAHWDHLGRCTPVNGDGICNGAVDNADGTAALVALAEANAKAGPARRSMVFVALTAEESGLLGSAYYGENPVYPLAKTVGGANMDALAMYGPAKDVIVIGPGKSQLDGYLNAALKAQGRTATPEPTPEKGFYYRSDHFSLAKHGVPMVYFETGQDLLKGGVAAGRAAAKDYEEHRYHAPSDEYDPNWDWTGVQQDVGLYYALSRALAEGRDWPNWMPGDEFRAIRDKSRATVAGGTK, from the coding sequence ATGCGTCGTCTCATCCTCGCCGCCCTGCTCGCCACGCCCGCCATGGCGGCGGCCCAGACCACGCCGGCCATTTCCGTCGATACGATGAAGGCGGTGACCAAGACCCTGTCCTCGGACGCGTTCGAAGGGCGCGCGCCGGGCAGCGCGGGCGAGGAAAAGACGCTCGCCTACCTCCAGCAGCAGTTCGCGAAGGCAGGCCTGAAGCCCGGCAACAAGGGGCGATGGCTGCAGGACGTGCCGCTGGTCGAGATCACCGCGCAGAACGTCACCCCGCTGACGATCACCGGCGGCAAGACCCCGTTGTCCCTCGCATATGGCCCTGACATGGTGGTCGGTACCTATCGCGTCACGCGGCATATCGACGTGAAGGACAGCGACATCGTCTTTGCCGGCTATGGCATCGTCGCACCGGAGAAGGGCTGGAACGATTACGCGGGCCTCGATGTGAAGGGCAAGACGGTCGTCGTCCTCATCAACGATCCCGATTGGCAGACGCAGGGACTGACCGGCGATTTCGGCGGCCGCGCGATGACCTATTACGGCCGTTGGACCTATAAGTACGAGGAAGCGGCGCGGCAGGGCGCGGCCGCGGTGCTGATCGTCCATCAGACCGAGCCTGCCGCCTATGGCTGGAACGTCGTCCAGTCGAGCAACACCGGTGCCGAACATGTCGCCGATGCCGCCAACGGCCATATGGATGACACCGCCGCCCATGGCTGGATCCAGCTGGACAAGGCGCGTGCATTGTTCGCCAGTGCCGGCAAGGATTTCAACCAACTCGCGGCGGCGGCGAAGGTGAAGGGCTTCAAGCCGGTTCCGCTCGGCCTGAAGGCATCGGTCAGCTTCGATAACCAGATCAGGAAACAGATCTCGCACAACGTCGTCGGCATCCTGCCGGGCCGCGAGGCGCCGGACGAATATGTCCTGTTGTCGGCGCACTGGGATCACCTTGGCCGATGCACGCCGGTCAATGGTGATGGCATCTGCAATGGCGCGGTCGACAATGCGGACGGTACCGCCGCGCTGGTCGCGCTGGCAGAGGCGAATGCCAAGGCTGGCCCCGCACGCCGGTCGATGGTGTTCGTCGCGCTGACCGCCGAGGAATCGGGGCTGCTGGGGTCCGCTTATTATGGCGAGAACCCGGTATACCCGCTCGCGAAGACCGTCGGCGGTGCCAACATGGACGCGCTCGCGATGTACGGCCCGGCGAAGGACGTGATCGTGATCGGGCCGGGCAAGTCGCAGCTCGACGGCTACCTGAATGCGGCGCTGAAGGCGCAGGGACGCACCGCAACGCCCGAACCGACGCCGGAAAAGGGTTTCTACTATCGCTCCGACCATTTCAGCCTGGCGAAGCATGGCGTGCCGATGGTCTATTTCGAAACCGGCCAGGATCTCTTGAAGGGCGGTGTTGCCGCGGGACGCGCAGCGGCGAAAGATTACGAGGAGCATCGCTATCATGCCCCCTCCGACGAATATGATCCCAATTGGGACTGGACCGGCGTGCAGCAGGATGTCGGCCTCTATTATGCGCTGAGCCGCGCGCTCGCCGAGGGGCGCGATTGGCCGAACTGGATGCCGGGCGACGAATTCCGTGCCATTCGCGACAAGAGCCGCGCCACCGTGGCGGGAGGGACGAAATGA
- the rpiB gene encoding ribose 5-phosphate isomerase B encodes MRIAFASDHAAIALKALLVDHAETLGHQAIDLGPETDARVDYPDFGRKLAQAIAAGEADMGVALCGSGIGISIAVNRNPACRCALICEPLSATLARQHNDANVIAMGARLIGPDLAKACLEAFLATPFEGGRHQNRVDKLSRKD; translated from the coding sequence TTGCGAATCGCCTTTGCTTCCGATCACGCCGCCATCGCGCTGAAGGCGCTGCTGGTCGATCATGCCGAAACGCTCGGCCATCAGGCGATCGATCTGGGGCCGGAGACGGATGCGCGCGTCGATTACCCCGATTTCGGCCGCAAGCTGGCGCAGGCGATCGCCGCGGGTGAAGCCGACATGGGGGTTGCCCTATGCGGTTCGGGCATCGGCATATCGATCGCGGTCAACCGCAATCCCGCCTGCCGATGCGCACTCATTTGCGAACCGCTGTCGGCTACGCTGGCAAGGCAGCATAACGATGCCAACGTCATTGCGATGGGCGCTCGGCTGATCGGCCCCGACCTCGCCAAAGCTTGCCTGGAAGCCTTCCTTGCCACCCCGTTCGAAGGTGGCCGTCACCAGAACCGCGTCGACAAATTGTCGCGAAAGGACTGA
- the hemA gene encoding 5-aminolevulinate synthase, translating to MSSDGTDVRVDYTRVFTQAIDRLHAEGRYRVFIDILRNKGMFPNARCFAGHNGPKPITVWCSNDYLAMGQHPKVIEAMEEALHDVGAGSGGTRNIGGNTHYHIDLEHELADLHGKQSALLFTSGYVSNEATLSTLAKILPGCVIFSDELNHASMIAGIRNAGCEKRIFRHNDLAHLEELLAAEDPAVPKLIAFESVYSMEADVAPIAAICDLADRYNALTYLDEVHAVGMYGERGGGISEQEGVAHRLTIIEGTLGKAFGVMGGYIAADQTIVDVIRSYAPGFIFTTSLSPVLVAGVLASVRHLKSSSVEREGQQASATLLKSMLNDAGLPVMLGDTHIVPILVGDPVKAKRISDILLAEYGVYVQPINYPTVPRGTERLRFTPGPSHTPAMMRELTDALVEIWSRLELRKAA from the coding sequence ATGAGCAGCGACGGCACGGACGTGCGCGTGGATTATACGCGTGTCTTCACCCAGGCGATCGATCGCCTCCATGCCGAAGGCCGATACCGGGTCTTCATCGACATCCTCCGCAACAAGGGGATGTTTCCCAACGCGCGCTGTTTCGCGGGGCATAACGGCCCGAAGCCGATCACCGTCTGGTGCTCGAACGACTACCTCGCGATGGGCCAGCACCCCAAGGTGATCGAGGCGATGGAGGAAGCGCTGCACGATGTCGGTGCCGGCTCCGGCGGCACGCGCAACATCGGCGGCAACACGCATTATCATATCGACCTGGAACACGAACTCGCCGACCTGCACGGCAAGCAATCGGCGCTGTTGTTCACCAGCGGCTATGTCTCGAACGAGGCGACGCTGTCGACGCTGGCGAAGATCCTGCCGGGCTGCGTGATCTTCTCGGACGAACTCAACCATGCCTCGATGATCGCAGGTATCCGCAATGCGGGCTGTGAGAAGCGCATCTTTCGCCACAACGACCTCGCGCATCTCGAGGAACTGCTGGCTGCGGAAGACCCGGCGGTGCCGAAGCTGATTGCCTTCGAAAGCGTATATTCGATGGAAGCGGATGTGGCACCGATCGCCGCGATCTGCGATCTCGCCGACCGGTACAATGCGCTGACCTATCTGGACGAGGTCCATGCGGTCGGCATGTACGGCGAGCGTGGTGGCGGCATCTCCGAACAGGAAGGCGTCGCACACCGGCTGACGATCATCGAGGGGACGCTGGGCAAGGCGTTCGGCGTGATGGGCGGCTATATCGCCGCCGACCAGACGATCGTCGACGTCATCCGCAGCTATGCTCCTGGCTTCATCTTCACGACCAGCCTGTCACCGGTGCTGGTCGCTGGCGTGCTGGCCAGCGTTCGCCACCTCAAGTCATCGAGCGTCGAGCGCGAAGGGCAGCAGGCGTCTGCGACCCTACTTAAATCGATGCTCAACGATGCCGGACTGCCCGTGATGCTGGGCGATACGCATATCGTGCCGATCCTGGTCGGCGACCCGGTGAAGGCCAAGCGGATCAGCGATATCCTGCTTGCGGAATACGGTGTCTACGTCCAGCCGATCAACTATCCCACCGTACCGCGCGGGACCGAGCGGCTGCGTTTCACGCCGGGGCCGAGCCATACGCCGGCGATGATGCGCGAACTGACCGATGCGCTGGTCGAGATCTGGAGCCGGCTGGAACTGCGCAAGGCCGCCTAG
- a CDS encoding DUF3429 domain-containing protein, which translates to MADHAPAHRPGAVGETPLILGYAGLLPQIAAVATCVFGGSSDIGPMFAFGYATLILSFLGGIWWGFAMRTGDGHAVSWGQGRIASLAVMPSLFSAGLILLSIGHVVAMHWALVLLGSAVITTLLVDRRLRDAGHAPEGWMALRIPLSVGLGGLTILAGVLCGITTTS; encoded by the coding sequence TTGGCTGACCATGCCCCTGCCCACCGCCCCGGCGCCGTTGGCGAAACCCCGCTGATCCTCGGCTATGCGGGGCTGCTGCCGCAGATCGCCGCGGTCGCGACCTGCGTATTTGGCGGCAGTAGCGATATCGGGCCGATGTTCGCGTTCGGCTATGCGACCCTGATCCTCAGTTTCCTGGGCGGTATCTGGTGGGGATTTGCGATGCGGACCGGCGACGGCCATGCGGTCAGCTGGGGACAGGGCCGGATCGCAAGCCTTGCGGTCATGCCCTCGCTATTCAGTGCCGGCCTGATCCTGCTGTCGATCGGCCATGTCGTGGCGATGCACTGGGCGCTGGTGCTGCTCGGTTCGGCGGTCATCACGACCCTGCTGGTGGACCGGCGCCTGCGCGATGCCGGGCATGCACCGGAGGGCTGGATGGCGCTGCGCATCCCGTTGTCGGTCGGCCTGGGCGGCCTGACCATTCTGGCCGGCGTCCTGTGCGGAATCACGACGACGTCGTGA
- a CDS encoding RNA methyltransferase translates to MTAAADPVIILVRPQLGENIGKAARAMLNFGLTDLRLVSPRDGWPNPMAGPAASGADVVLERAQLFDSVADAVADCAHVFATTVRKRGVTKPVVTPEIAARDIHAAAERSAILFGPERSGLETDDVALARTIITVPINPAFGSLNLAQAVILVAYEWSKGQALAQPSINPIAPPAPHEELEGMIQQLDAMLERANFYFPPERVVTTRRTLRTLLTKPGWSTQEVRTMRGVLSALDGAKARRG, encoded by the coding sequence ATGACCGCTGCCGCCGATCCCGTCATCATCCTCGTCCGGCCGCAGCTGGGCGAGAATATCGGCAAGGCGGCACGCGCCATGCTCAACTTCGGCCTCACCGATCTGCGGCTGGTCAGCCCACGCGACGGCTGGCCCAACCCAATGGCGGGGCCCGCAGCAAGCGGTGCCGACGTCGTGCTCGAACGCGCGCAGCTGTTCGATAGCGTGGCGGATGCGGTGGCGGACTGCGCGCACGTCTTTGCGACCACGGTACGCAAGCGCGGGGTCACCAAGCCCGTGGTGACGCCCGAGATCGCGGCGCGCGATATCCACGCCGCGGCGGAACGATCGGCGATCCTGTTCGGGCCGGAACGTTCGGGATTGGAAACGGACGACGTAGCGCTCGCCCGCACGATCATCACCGTGCCGATCAATCCCGCCTTCGGCAGCCTCAATCTTGCGCAGGCGGTCATCCTGGTCGCGTACGAATGGTCGAAGGGGCAGGCGCTTGCGCAACCCTCGATCAATCCGATTGCGCCACCCGCACCGCATGAGGAGCTGGAGGGCATGATCCAGCAGCTCGATGCGATGCTGGAACGGGCCAATTTCTATTTCCCGCCGGAACGTGTCGTCACCACCAGGCGCACGCTCCGCACCCTGCTGACCAAGCCCGGCTGGTCGACGCAGGAAGTCCGCACGATGCGGGGCGTGTTGTCGGCGCTCGACGGCGCGAAGGCGCGGCGGGGTTGA
- the rpsD gene encoding 30S ribosomal protein S4, with protein sequence MSKRHSAKHKIDRRLGENIWGRPKSPVNKREYGPGQHGQRRKGKVSDFGIQLRAKQKLKGYYGDVTEKQFRACYHEAARMKGDTSQNLIGLLEQRLDMIVYRAKFAPTIFAARQIVSHGHIRVNGVKCNIASRRCFVGDEITLGTKAKEMALVLEAQNLAERDIPDYVAPDGNAKITFVRVPTLDEVPYPVKMEPNLVVEFYSR encoded by the coding sequence ATGTCGAAGCGCCATAGCGCCAAGCATAAGATCGACCGCCGTCTTGGCGAGAATATCTGGGGTCGCCCCAAGTCGCCGGTCAACAAGCGCGAATACGGCCCGGGCCAGCACGGCCAGCGCCGCAAGGGCAAGGTGTCGGACTTTGGCATCCAGCTGCGCGCCAAGCAGAAGCTCAAGGGCTATTACGGCGACGTCACCGAGAAGCAGTTCCGTGCGTGCTACCACGAGGCCGCCCGGATGAAGGGCGATACCAGCCAGAACCTCATCGGCCTGCTCGAACAGCGCCTGGACATGATCGTCTACCGCGCCAAGTTCGCGCCGACGATCTTCGCCGCGCGCCAGATCGTCAGCCACGGCCACATTCGCGTCAACGGCGTGAAGTGCAACATCGCATCGCGTCGCTGCTTCGTAGGCGATGAGATCACGCTGGGTACCAAGGCGAAGGAAATGGCGCTGGTGCTCGAGGCGCAGAACCTCGCAGAGCGCGACATCCCCGACTATGTCGCGCCGGATGGCAATGCCAAGATCACCTTCGTCCGCGTCCCGACGCTCGACGAGGTGCCCTATCCGGTGAAGATGGAACCGAACCTGGTCGTCGAATTCTATTCGCGCTGA
- the plsY gene encoding glycerol-3-phosphate 1-O-acyltransferase PlsY, whose amino-acid sequence MVAPRRGAGLHTEVLWIAPTCALLLGYLLGSIPFGVLLTRFAGAGDLRTIGSGNIGATNVLRTGRKGLAAATLLLDLLKGAAAVWLADWLFPGDGMVAAAAAFVGHCYPIWLRFKGGKGVATMMGIVLALHWPMGLVYAAVWLGLLATVRISSVAGMAAAVSAPVGGALFGRFDLVMLVLALAAIVLWKHRENIERLANGTEPRIGGSRDTEGGTGDDVDANALPGG is encoded by the coding sequence ATGGTCGCACCAAGAAGAGGGGCAGGCTTGCATACCGAGGTTCTCTGGATCGCACCGACTTGCGCGTTGCTGCTCGGCTACCTGCTGGGCTCGATCCCCTTTGGCGTGCTCCTGACGCGGTTCGCGGGCGCCGGCGACCTCCGCACGATCGGATCGGGGAATATCGGCGCGACCAACGTGCTGCGCACCGGACGCAAGGGGCTGGCGGCCGCGACGCTGCTGCTCGACCTGCTGAAGGGCGCTGCGGCGGTGTGGCTGGCCGATTGGCTGTTCCCGGGCGACGGCATGGTCGCGGCAGCGGCCGCGTTCGTCGGCCATTGCTATCCGATCTGGCTACGCTTCAAGGGGGGCAAGGGCGTCGCAACGATGATGGGCATCGTGCTGGCGCTGCACTGGCCGATGGGGCTGGTCTACGCCGCAGTGTGGCTGGGGCTGCTCGCCACCGTGCGCATCTCGTCCGTCGCGGGCATGGCGGCGGCGGTCAGCGCCCCGGTCGGCGGCGCCCTGTTCGGCCGTTTCGACCTGGTCATGCTGGTGCTCGCGCTCGCGGCGATCGTGCTGTGGAAGCATCGCGAGAATATCGAACGGCTGGCGAACGGGACCGAGCCGCGGATCGGCGGATCAAGGGATACCGAGGGTGGAACGGGCGACGACGTCGATGCGAACGCCCTGCCCGGTGGCTGA
- the nrdR gene encoding transcriptional regulator NrdR: protein MRCPFCGHEDSQVKDSRPTEDGAAIRRRRQCEGCAARFTTFERIQLRDLWVVKSNVAGGTRREPFDREKLLRSVAIATRKRPIEPVRIEKLVSGIQRQLETQGESEVSSKRIGEMVMDGLKGLDSVAYIRFASVYRDFSEARDFEEFAGTVEQAGRVE from the coding sequence ATGCGGTGCCCGTTCTGCGGCCATGAAGACAGTCAGGTGAAGGACAGCCGCCCCACGGAAGACGGGGCGGCCATTCGTCGTCGGCGCCAGTGCGAGGGCTGTGCGGCACGGTTCACCACCTTCGAGCGTATTCAGCTGCGCGACCTGTGGGTGGTCAAGAGCAACGTCGCGGGCGGCACCCGCCGCGAACCGTTCGACCGCGAGAAGCTGTTGCGCTCCGTCGCCATCGCCACGCGCAAGCGCCCGATCGAGCCCGTGCGGATCGAAAAGCTGGTCAGCGGCATCCAGCGCCAGCTCGAAACGCAGGGCGAAAGCGAAGTGTCGTCCAAGCGGATCGGCGAGATGGTGATGGACGGTCTGAAGGGCCTTGATTCGGTCGCCTATATCCGCTTCGCCAGCGTCTATCGCGATTTCAGCGAGGCGCGCGATTTCGAGGAATTCGCCGGCACCGTTGAACAGGCCGGGCGCGTCGAATGA
- a CDS encoding chorismate mutase — protein MTTILSAPDCATMTEVRAGVDALDRELMALLARRFAYMDAAARIKPERGHVRDEGRKAEVITNARAEAERLGLPGTAIADLWERLVEASIAYELAAFDRRR, from the coding sequence ATGACGACGATCCTTTCCGCCCCCGATTGCGCGACGATGACCGAGGTTCGCGCGGGCGTCGATGCCCTCGACCGCGAGCTGATGGCGCTGCTGGCGCGCCGCTTCGCCTATATGGACGCCGCCGCCCGCATCAAGCCCGAACGCGGCCATGTCCGCGACGAAGGCCGCAAGGCGGAGGTGATCACCAACGCCCGCGCCGAAGCGGAGCGGCTGGGCCTGCCCGGCACGGCGATCGCCGATCTGTGGGAACGCCTGGTCGAGGCGTCGATTGCCTATGAACTGGCGGCGTTCGATCGACGACGGTGA
- the glyA gene encoding serine hydroxymethyltransferase, with product MSTQPTDFSDIRPDGFFSQGLADADPAIFAGIAHELEREQTQIELIASENIVSKAVLEAQGSVFTNKYAEGYPGKRYYQGCAPSDEVETLAIERAKQIFGCGFVNVQPHSGAQANGAVMLALVKPGETILGMSLDAGGHLTHGARAAMSGKWFNAVQYGVDAETHLIDYDEVERLAVEHQPKLIIAGGSAYPRVINFAKFREIADKVGAYFMVDMAHFAGIVAAGLHPTPFGHAHVVTTTTHKTLRGPRGGMILTNDEALAKKFNSAVFPGLQGGPLMHVIAAKAVAFGEALQPGYKSYIAAVVENAKVLAATLKERGSDVVSGGTDTHLALIDLTPLGITGRDADEALERAGITCNKNGIPNDPLPPVKTSGIRVGSPAGTTRGFGPAEFREIGHMVADVLDGLAKKGEHGDPEVEASVRTRVRALCARFPIYQG from the coding sequence ATGAGCACCCAGCCCACCGATTTCAGTGATATCCGCCCGGACGGCTTCTTTTCGCAGGGCCTGGCCGATGCCGATCCCGCGATCTTTGCCGGCATCGCACATGAACTGGAGCGCGAACAGACGCAGATCGAACTGATCGCCAGTGAAAATATCGTCAGCAAGGCTGTGCTCGAGGCGCAGGGTTCGGTTTTCACCAACAAATATGCCGAAGGGTATCCCGGCAAGCGCTACTATCAGGGCTGCGCGCCATCCGACGAAGTCGAGACGCTGGCGATCGAACGCGCCAAACAGATCTTCGGCTGCGGCTTCGTCAACGTGCAGCCGCATTCGGGCGCGCAGGCGAACGGCGCGGTGATGCTGGCGCTGGTCAAGCCGGGCGAGACCATCCTGGGCATGAGCCTCGATGCCGGCGGCCACCTGACGCACGGCGCCCGCGCCGCTATGTCGGGCAAGTGGTTCAACGCGGTCCAGTATGGCGTCGACGCTGAAACTCACCTGATCGACTATGACGAGGTCGAACGCCTTGCGGTCGAGCACCAGCCCAAGCTGATCATCGCGGGCGGTTCCGCCTACCCACGTGTCATCAACTTCGCCAAGTTCCGCGAGATAGCGGACAAGGTCGGCGCCTATTTCATGGTCGACATGGCGCATTTCGCCGGCATCGTCGCGGCCGGCCTGCACCCGACCCCGTTCGGCCATGCGCACGTCGTCACCACCACGACGCACAAGACGTTGCGCGGTCCGCGCGGCGGCATGATCCTCACGAACGACGAAGCGCTGGCCAAGAAGTTCAATTCGGCGGTTTTCCCCGGCCTTCAGGGCGGGCCGCTGATGCACGTCATCGCTGCCAAGGCGGTCGCGTTCGGCGAGGCGCTGCAGCCTGGCTACAAGAGCTATATCGCCGCCGTCGTGGAAAATGCGAAAGTGCTGGCGGCGACGTTGAAGGAGCGTGGCTCCGACGTGGTATCGGGCGGCACCGACACCCATCTGGCGTTGATCGATCTCACCCCGCTCGGCATCACCGGCCGCGATGCGGACGAGGCGCTGGAGCGCGCCGGCATCACCTGCAACAAGAACGGCATTCCCAACGACCCGCTGCCTCCAGTGAAGACCAGCGGTATCCGCGTCGGTTCGCCCGCCGGCACCACCCGCGGTTTCGGCCCGGCCGAGTTCCGCGAGATCGGCCACATGGTCGCCGACGTGCTGGATGGCCTTGCGAAGAAGGGCGAGCACGGGGACCCCGAGGTCGAGGCGAGCGTTCGGACCCGCGTGCGCGCTCTCTGCGCTCGTTTCCCCATCTATCAAGGATAA
- a CDS encoding agmatine deiminase family protein: MPVPPAEWAPHKAVWIGFPSHPDLWQDDLEPAREEVVAFARAIHADGAGETVILVAADAEGGSAATAMAPFAEVVVEPFGDIWLRDTGPIVLGNGEARDFGFNGWGGKYDLPGDDTIGLRLAQQRGKPVGYCNWVLEGGAIDGDGTGVVVTTEQCLLNPNRNPTLGKAQIEARLRDDLGFTKVVWLGDGLLNDHTDGHVDNLARFVGEGRLALPEAAENDPNWQVYSHAMRDAKAAGLDVVTIPSPGRVLRDEEVVPASYMNFYIGNAAVVVPVYGSENDAAAVAAIQALFPDRRVTGLRADHILTGGGSFHCISQQIPAN; this comes from the coding sequence ATGCCCGTGCCGCCGGCCGAATGGGCGCCGCACAAGGCCGTATGGATCGGTTTCCCGAGCCATCCGGATCTGTGGCAGGACGATCTCGAACCGGCGCGTGAGGAAGTCGTCGCCTTTGCCCGGGCGATTCATGCCGATGGCGCGGGCGAGACGGTGATCCTGGTCGCTGCCGACGCCGAGGGCGGCTCCGCGGCCACCGCCATGGCACCGTTCGCCGAAGTGGTGGTCGAACCGTTTGGCGACATATGGCTGCGTGATACCGGCCCGATCGTGCTCGGCAACGGCGAAGCGCGCGATTTCGGCTTCAACGGATGGGGCGGCAAGTACGACCTGCCCGGTGACGATACGATCGGACTGCGGCTTGCCCAGCAGCGCGGAAAGCCCGTCGGCTATTGCAATTGGGTGCTCGAAGGCGGAGCGATCGACGGCGATGGCACGGGTGTCGTCGTCACCACGGAACAATGCCTGCTCAATCCCAATCGCAACCCGACGCTCGGCAAGGCGCAGATCGAGGCGCGGCTGCGCGACGACCTGGGCTTTACCAAGGTGGTGTGGCTGGGCGACGGGCTGCTCAACGACCATACCGATGGCCATGTCGACAATCTGGCGCGCTTCGTCGGCGAAGGCCGGCTGGCGCTGCCGGAAGCGGCGGAGAACGACCCCAATTGGCAAGTCTACAGCCACGCGATGCGCGACGCCAAGGCTGCCGGGCTCGACGTGGTGACGATCCCTTCGCCGGGCCGCGTCCTGCGGGACGAAGAGGTGGTGCCTGCGAGCTACATGAACTTCTACATCGGCAATGCCGCGGTGGTCGTGCCGGTCTATGGCAGCGAGAACGACGCGGCCGCGGTGGCGGCGATCCAGGCGCTGTTTCCCGATCGCCGCGTCACCGGGCTTCGCGCGGATCACATCCTGACGGGCGGCGGCAGCTTCCACTGCATCAGCCAGCAAATTCCGGCGAACTGA
- the murI gene encoding glutamate racemase produces MDSGAILFFDSGVGGLSVVGHTVALLPQAPIVYAADSAGFPYGIKSEAEIAARVPALLGRLVERYRPRLVVIACNTASTIALPAVRGALDVPVVGTVPAIKPAALASRSRVIGVLGTEATVRQSYVDDLASRFAGDCTVLRHGSADLVQLAEAKLAGRPTDPARYRAVLAGLLDQRDGDRIDVIVNACTHFPLVEAELAAAARPTIRFVDGGPGIARRIAFLTAGQAWSGARPHRAVFTRLGAAEHALAPALARYGISVSEAL; encoded by the coding sequence ATGGATAGCGGCGCGATCCTGTTCTTCGATTCCGGCGTCGGCGGGTTGTCGGTCGTCGGCCACACCGTCGCGCTGCTGCCGCAGGCGCCGATCGTCTATGCCGCCGATTCCGCGGGTTTTCCCTATGGCATCAAAAGCGAGGCGGAAATCGCCGCGCGGGTCCCGGCGCTGCTCGGCCGGCTGGTCGAACGGTATCGCCCGCGGCTGGTGGTGATCGCATGCAATACCGCATCCACCATCGCCTTGCCCGCCGTCCGCGGCGCGCTGGACGTGCCGGTGGTCGGTACGGTGCCGGCGATCAAGCCGGCGGCGCTGGCGAGCCGCAGCCGGGTCATCGGCGTGCTGGGGACGGAGGCGACGGTGCGCCAATCCTACGTCGACGATCTCGCGTCGCGGTTTGCGGGCGACTGCACGGTCCTCCGCCACGGTTCGGCCGATTTGGTGCAACTCGCCGAGGCGAAGCTTGCCGGGCGGCCGACCGATCCGGCGCGCTATCGTGCCGTGCTGGCCGGGCTGCTGGACCAGCGCGATGGCGACCGGATAGACGTGATCGTCAACGCCTGTACCCATTTCCCTTTGGTCGAGGCGGAACTCGCCGCGGCGGCGCGCCCGACCATCCGCTTCGTCGATGGCGGGCCCGGCATCGCCCGGCGCATCGCGTTCCTCACCGCCGGGCAGGCATGGTCCGGGGCGCGACCGCATCGGGCGGTGTTCACCCGCCTCGGCGCGGCGGAACACGCTCTGGCACCGGCGCTGGCACGGTACGGCATTTCGGTGAGCGAAGCGCTGTAG
- a CDS encoding small multi-drug export protein, with product MSKIEEVQATVKNTPGLGKKMAKYGAIGAVVAIPIPFVGPVLGALVGAGVAYAKRKD from the coding sequence ATGTCGAAGATCGAAGAGGTTCAGGCGACCGTCAAGAACACCCCCGGCCTCGGCAAGAAGATGGCGAAGTACGGTGCCATCGGTGCCGTCGTGGCGATCCCGATCCCGTTCGTCGGCCCGGTGCTCGGCGCTTTGGTCGGTGCCGGCGTCGCCTATGCCAAGCGCAAGGATTGA